GGTGCCAGGTATGGGTGGTGACCAGAGGAGCAGAGTCTACGTCATTTCCATCCAGGAAGATGTGGCCTTTGTGAGTGAAGAGAGGCTCCGCTTGGGTTTTCTTTCCATCCCATGATGTGACATCATAGATTTGTACTGTCCCATCAAAGCCTGGAGAAGAACGTGCAAAGAGAGGTGTGACCCTACTCTTCCTTGGAGGACTTCCTCTATCACAAGACACTCAGAGGCCAGCCACCGAGAAGGCTGCGGCTGCAGCGGTGTGGGGATGTGTCCGCATCGTATGGGGTAGTTGTACAGGCCTGAGGTGCTTGTGTGGAATCAGTGAGGTAACCTTAGGTACCATTGTCCAGGCACAGTGTACCCTGTCTTCTGTTAGAGTCTTTTCATTGGCCCGGAACTCATCAATTTGACGAGGCTAGGCAGCCACAAGCcctagggatctgcctgtctctgtctccctactGGAATTATAATAAACACATGCCACCACAGCCAGTTTTCCCCCCTACACCCACACCATatgtacactatatatatatgttttcaagatagggtttctctgtgtagaacaTCCAGCTTTTCCacacaggttctggggatcaaacttaagTCCTTGCCTGCATGCCAAGcttcactgagctacatcctcaactTCAGCCTGTGACACCTTTATCTTCATAACAGCATCTCCACAGGAAATGGACGCAGCAGAAACTTTCAAGTTTCTCCAAATCCCAATCCCTCCTCCACCCTTGCTCTTGTCTCTCTTCAGTGCTGTCCGCTTGTCCATCTGTCCCTATCCCACCCTGCTGTCCTCCTGTTCTCTCTGGATCCTGGAACTTCCCCTTTGTACTGGCTCCTGGGTGCCCCCGCTGAACACACCCTCACAGCGAGAACCCCCAGGCTTCAGGAGCCTGCTGTATGGCTATAGCTAAAAACACAAGCAGCAAGCAGCTCACTGAGCTGGTGCAGCCTCTGGCTGTTCCACACCTCACTGTCTACAAGTTTCTCAATACACCTGAACCTATGCGAGCCTTGTAGGAGCCACTGGCGGTTACTGCAAGTTCAGTGGTCAGGATGGCTGGAAGATCGCAGTTAGCATTCCGAGAGGCAACCTAAACGTCTGCAGCCAGGCTAACTATGGGGCTACAGGTTCCTTCCTAAGCACCCACCGCCTCTGGGAGAGAGCAGTGCAGTGACACGTTCTCAACAGTACCTGAAATAGCCAAGCAGTTGTCCAGGCCCGGAGCCCAAGTCACCCGCAGCAGCTCTGGGTCAGGGCTGGGTTTGAACACCGGACACTGGGCTGAGCTCACAGGATGACAGAGATTCCGGGAGTCAAGGAGACAGAGCTGCCCATCTGAGCCAAGGCTGGCAATGCAGGGCCCAGGGCCTTGGCCCTTGTTCCTGACTTCTGCACACCATCTCTCTCCACTACAGCCAGAGCCGGGGCTGACAGTCTCCAACGCTGCCCACTTCTGGCGGGTGTCCACAAGCCCCAGCCGACCTGAGTTGCCACAGAAAGCAAAGGTATTTGCGTCTAGGACCTGAAGGCAGCTCAAGGACTCACTGTCAGCTGTACCTACAAGACAGAGGGCAAAGAAGAAACGGTGCTGGAGTCAGGTGGGTCTGGTGGGTGGCGGGGCTGGAGGGCTGTGCCAGGTCGCCCGGTCACACCCACCCCTCATCTTGCCAGTCTGCTCTGCTGGTGGCTGCTGGCCCTGTAGGCCAGGGTTGGCACTGTATGCTCCAGGTTTCCCCAGCATCTGGCACAGAAACCCTGAGCGGTGTGGTGTCTCTCAGTGGCTGAGCCTGGCTGAGGGACAGAGCTGGCTGGAGGAGCCAGCAGGGACACACTGTGGCACAGTAGGGGCACACTGTGGCAGTACCTGAGCTATATGTGATCTTCTGGGATTCTACATCCACAGTCCTCAGGCCGCTGAGCCGCGCCCCGTGGAGGATTCCTGGTGCCTTAGAGCAGAAGACAGACACCCGAGGCCAGAGACTCTCCTCTTTGTCCTGCACATCGATGGTACTGACTGCTTCAATGACATCTGAAGTGGAGAGGAGGAGGTCAAAGCACAGGTCAGTGAGGGCGGCTGGGCAGGAACCTGCCCTGACATTTAGAAggccagggagagagggagctgaGGGCTGGTGAGCCAGTGCTGAGACAAAGGCACTCTGGGTTTGTTCCCATATCTGAGGCTGCCAGCATCCCTTTCCTGTCCTCATTAATTCCCTTAGGAACTGTTTTTGCAAACAGTGCGTCACTGCAGCCATCTTGCAATCACGCGGTCCTGACAAGTCTgatggaggagaggaaaaggaaggaaaggacacCCTACTGATGTCAGTCAC
This Mus musculus strain C57BL/6J chromosome 7, GRCm38.p6 C57BL/6J DNA region includes the following protein-coding sequences:
- the Wdr73 gene encoding WD repeat-containing protein 73 isoform X1 is translated as MWQVREDNDVIEAVSTIDVQDKEESLWPRVSVFCSKAPGILHGARLSGLRTVDVESQKITYSSGTADSESLSCLQVLDANTFAFCGNSGRLGLVDTRQKWAALETVSPGSGCSGERWCAEVRNKGQGPGPCIASLGSDGQLCLLDSRNLCHPVSSAQCPVFKPSPDPELLRVTWAPGLDNCLAISGFDGTVQIYDVTSWDGKKTQAEPLFTHKGHIFLDGNDVDSAPLVTTHTWHPRKPRTLLSAASDSSLHVWDWVDLQAS
- the Wdr73 gene encoding WD repeat-containing protein 73, with amino-acid sequence MELAEDWLVESLRLYQDFHAFDLSGATRVLEWIGEKGVFVAGYESLKKNEILHLILPLRLSVQENQGLHPERDFKVRHGGFSDRSVFDLKHVPDTRLLVTSGLPGCYIQMWQVREDNDVIEAVSTIDVQDKEESLWPRVSVFCSKAPGILHGARLSGLRTVDVESQKITYSSGTADSESLSCLQVLDANTFAFCGNSGRLGLVDTRQKWAALETVSPGSGCSGERWCAEVRNKGQGPGPCIASLGSDGQLCLLDSRNLCHPVSSAQCPVFKPSPDPELLRVTWAPGLDNCLAISGFDGTVQIYDVTSWDGKKTQAEPLFTHKGHIFLDGNDVDSAPLVTTHTWHPRKPRTLLSAASDSSLHVWDWVDLQAS